The genomic window ggatcaagaaaaattatctctgaactgggaaggaccttacaaaATATCCAAAACTCTTAGACTGGATGtatatcggctagaaactctcAAAGGATCGACGATTCTTCGAACATGAAATGCTGACAAtctgaagatgtattatcaataaaattatcaATATGTACATTATTTAAAATACAACCAAAATTTTAGAATcgtaagtctttgataagttttaTCAATTACTGACTATATGTCGGCTTCCATTGTCAAAGTCGAGCTATATACTGTACTTTGACATGAAGTTTATCTTAGTCTCCACTATAAAAACCAAAGAATCAACTGCTTCGGTGACGACTGTATTTCGGTTCTCATGTAAAAATCGACATACTAACTGTAATCTCAACCGACATCAACTATACAGGCTTTCACCGCAAAAGCTAAATCATCGATTATATTTCGGTTCTCAATGTTGGCTCTCCATTGTAAAAGCTGACTATCATCGAAAGACTAATATACCGACTTAGTCCCAACTAAGCGGAACAAAAAATACCAAAACTACCAAggtcggattgaaattatactGACTAGGCTATGATCGATCGAGGGATATTCGGTTTGCCATCGATTATCAGATAATTCGACGTACAAGCCCGATCAAATGTCAGGCACGGGATATTCGACCTACAATCGTTATTCTAATTTTTATTAAGTACGTCAAGACAACTACATGATTGATGGACATTCTACAAGTCCTACCGAATGATCGGGTCATCGATTAATGTTCGGTGGTTATTCTACATTACAATCATTGTGAACAAGTAAAACAAGAGCCTAAACTTAAAAAGAGAATACTTTCATTCACTTTCAGAAAAagagttacaaaattggaccgaagtctgACTACAAGTATCAGAttgcaaaaaaaaagaatacaccaACTAAGCTTCGTCATCATTCCTATTCCTTTGCTCGGGTGTAGCATCATCGACCTGAACGATTTCGGGCCCAGTCAGTGCTTCTTCTTGAGTCggagcagttttttcttcaacaACTCCATCTTCTGATCTTGGAGGGATGATGCTTCTCAAGTCGAAGCTTGAGTATAATTTTTCGACCGCATCTCGACCGTCTTCATACCTGACGCAGTACGAAGCGAAGTCATTTTCGAAGATCTCTTTCTTGTATTCTTTCGAACCTCAAAAATCTTCGACTGTCCGACCCAGTGCTTTTCTTATCGACTCTACTTTCGCCTTGGCCAAATCAGTATCGGCTCGAGcagaggataattcttcttcggccagtgccaaccttttcagATTGGCCTGATGACGTCCACATTTGGCTTCAAGTTTTTTGATGCATCCGTCTCACTCTCGTCAAAGCCGGtagatagaatgcttcttgctcttgacctgTGACTCAAGAGCCGAAATAGCCCTGTGAGCCGACTTAAGTTTAGCCCCGAGGATGCTAAGTCGTCAGTTAGTCGGAAAACCTCCTCCTGAAGTTTGGCTTCCCACTTTGCTGTCGACTTAAGTTGTTCAAGTGCAGCCACTTTTTTAGTATCGACGGTTGCCACCTTATTCTTTCACGCACTACGGATGTCGGCGAACTTCGTGTAGCCGGCCTCCAGGTCAGACATGTCATGAATTAACTACAGACAGAGGATAAGTcaggttaaaaaataaaaaaaaaaaatttaccaaaAAGACTTACCCTGATGATTGTTGGATAAAAGGATGAAAATATTTCGACCACAGACCGTTTCCTCCGGCGCTCCCGATCAGTCGGAAGAAGAGTCGTCTCGCATAGTTGCTTGGCCAGTACAGAATTAACCAGGGCTAATTCATCGACGGGCACTTGGAGGTCGAAGTGCACCGCATGGCCCTCCGATGCTGCATCATCTACCGATGCCATCGAAACTTTCCTCCGATCTATTGTCGTCGGCCCTATGTTTGTAAGCGAGAGGAAGCTTGAGCTTGACTGTGCCCCAACTGAAGGAGCAATTGGTACAGCCACAGATTGTTCGAGCTCTCTTACCTCGATCCGAACCTCCTTAGGTGATGGGACTACCAATGTTGTTTCGGTAGTTTCTCTTGCCACCCTTTCCTCGGATGATGCAGCAGGGAGCATTGTCGGAGCTGACAGTGCCAAGATTGGTTCAAGAACTATTGTCGATGGGGCATCGGGTTCCACGGCCGATGTTGAAACGCCGTCTGGAGCGGATGCTTGATGCCTCTTCGGCGGTCACGAAGGCCTGACCTCAGATGCTGCCCTCTTCTTGGCAGCGTGCTGACGAATGTCGGCATTCGACACCGCACCCTCTGCTGCATGGCTGTAATTACAACGGAGGTTAGTACAATTCAGCAAGTGAAAGGAAAGTCAGAAATAACCGACCAACTATACTATACCTAGATGAGAAACTGAACTAAGACCGGCGTCATAAAGGGCCTGTTCGGTTACAAGCTCTTTCTGTTTCAGCACCGACATGTCTTTCAGCCGGTGAAAATCCTCTTGGTCGTCAACCTCTACTTAGCTATTGTCGTTGGGATCGGATCATGAAtcaccccaacgagaaggaaaaccccaaggaaaggaagaagaagcaaagaaaaactgattctcCCATCCATCAATGGAGGATGAAAGATCGGTAATAAAAGAAagatctttttagagattgaagaaccaccatcctCGGGCATTCGGAtgaggtcggaggacgaagaaagccCGAAAAAGAGAAGGGTGGGGTATGGTTGGCAACATCCGACACGGCAAAGCAAAGCTAAGTATCAACCGAACCGAGTTCGGTGACAGCTGAGCCGGACAAAGTCCataataatctaaaatatttcgaaTAAATTTTagaatcgaaaatcgaagatccgcccgaagatcttcgacgtagaaggccacctgacccgAAGGTGGGTTATTCATCCAACCATCGACCCTAGGGGTGCAaaattgaaactgctccgggatacaaaACTGCTCCCGGAGCCATTCAATGTTCGGTTCCGAAAGTGAAGAGGCCTCCACATTTGGACTCGATTGGGATTCATTAGTCGGATTCTCCAACTGATCTTCCTGAGGAGGAGAAGCCCTAGCCATGAAAACAACTCGGAAGAAGAAAGGGACTTTAGAGGAATAGACTTGAAAGAAAGCCGAAGTTGATCTGAAAGTTGGGAGTGATAACCTTGGGCGTTGGGGCAACAATCCGACAGAGTTCCAGCaccaaaaatagtgaaaaataaaaatttgactgaGAGTGACCCTATATGTAGGATTCCTCAACGACCGAGATGAAGGCGGTCAAATCGAAGATCTACCAGATGACGACACGTGGCAACATCTGGACCGACCATTGATTggatggttcgacgcacctgccccagatTGAGCCACATCATCTCTATCCACGTGAATAATTCTGATCCAATAATATTCGGACACGTAGAACTaatctacttgtcagaatcatatcatcAGATACCGAATCGACTTTTCGAAATGACGCCTGACACTGACAACTGATGTCGAATCGTTCGATCAGTGTGACAGATGACTGTACCTGCCAACACGATAAAATAGCCGATCATCCATATCTCGAAGAAAATGGCATCAAAATCGAGATTTGATGTGATAAAAAataactcccttcgtccaacATGACAAACTACGTGGTAATATACACGTTGACTCACCTTGAACTTGAGAGTGGGAGGCAACTATTGGGATAAGTCAATCAACCCTTGACTCAGGTCAACCGACTACCGACTTTGACTCAACAACAGCCGACCGATCGGACAtacaactccgactctacatcggctaAATATATGGTTCCGACTCTTCATCGACCAACTAAGTGAACCGCACCGACCTATTGCcggctgaccgactaatgattcgactactatCGATCGACAGTGGACGACTTAGACCATTggcataacagaactactagccgaCGGTCGCTCATGGATTCTACCGACAGATGGTCGGTTCTACCAACATATGGTCGGttaatctgctcaacatatcaTAACCGTCATGAATGGTTACCGACCGCATATCACGGCACGATCAGTGAGAATTAACGATTTACTACgtgattatggcccgatgatttagTGTCATAAAATACGGGATCACGTCCGACGGTTAcgaaaatctcatctataaaatggggtaaaagAAACAAGACTGGTAAGCCAACTCTGGGCCAAAACTCTGCTATTGCttacattcaactcctgttcaCCAACTTTTCTCTCTGACTTAGACATCAGAGGATCTCCGTCAGACACAAATTCGGTCTGCATGGATGCTGTTTTGCAGGTGTTCATTACCGACGACAAGCgacggagagttggccgcaacagaaatagttttttttttttttgaagaaatgaaagttaaaaaaaaaatcaagtcgaGTGTTCCAGATTTACTAATTATCGAATATAAAGTAGAGTAGGACTGACAAAATATGACCCGATCTGTCAATCCGATCCATATTCGATCCGCCATAAATAGGTTCGGATTTAAGCTAAACGGATTTGGGTCATAAACGGGTGGatccatttaatccgtttaataatttggtcaaatttagattttagatatctgacccatttaatccgtttaatatctAGATCGAgttgagtcagataacctatttaatttttttaatctgtttaacctatttctgactcatttaatccgatctgtttaacttgtttaacctaCTTAATCTGTTTAAcatgtttaaaatctgtttaacatatttctgacccatttaatccgatctgttgaacttgtttaacctatttaacttatttaatctatttaatctaatttgatctatttaataaatagattaaatagatcagatcgGATTacatgtttaataaacagatcggattaagatttgaatttttgatctatttaataaatagatcagatttagaTTGACGATTTTCTGATTCAGTTTATTTATAATCTGATCCGTTTACAATCCGATCTGATTGTCATTTCTACGATAAAGTGATATTTTGAATATCATGTGCAGTTACTtctcaaaaattaatattatatattaaaaaaattaaaataaatttaaaattatttttattattattaaatatcaaAGCTGCCGACTGCGGCTTCACAGAACGTAAGTATACTTAGATGGTCGGTAAGGTACAGGCGACGACTTCGCCTTCGGTTGTTACTACTATTTGCGACGACTAATTAATTCACGAGAGTTGCCCCACCACCGACCTCCTCCTGTGGCTATCCAAGACTCGCAACTAACCGGACAGCGAACCCTCCCCACATCCAATTAAAGcttccctcttccttcccctacttcaccgagagagagagagaggggggtggCCAGAGATGGAAGGTCTTATCAAGGGTTTGATAGACGTAGCCCTTGGTGGCGGCCGCGACGACGGCGAGGACGCCCCTCGAACCCAGTCCCCTCCTCGCGAGGAGGAGCGCTCCCGATCCACCTGGGCCGaggtctcctcctcctcttcttcttcttctcttcttggtcTATTTGGTCTCTTCGCTGCTGATAATGTGGGGGAAGTAAATCGCAGGTGGTTTCATCTGGGCATCATGAGGAAGCGGAGGAGCGACATAGCAGCTATCGTTCCGATCAAAGCCCATGGAGCTCACGAAAGGCGAGACCTTTTATTCTCTATTGCTCTCTATCTCGTTGAGATTTTCCACAAATCATCGTTCTTTTGGTGGATCTTAGATGGCGGGTTTATTTGGATGTGTCCGCAGGACGAGATCAGTCATCCTTATGCTCAGAGCTCATGGAGTTCAACAAAGGCGAGACTTTTTGTTCCATTGCACCCTCCTTCTCTCCTTATATTCTCCTTCTCTGCATTCTGTATGAAGTTGGCGTCGTTGAAGCCCGGGGTTGGTGTTTGGTGCTAAATGAAGGTTTTTATTTGGATTGGTCCGCAGGAGGGTGGCGTGGAGAAAACTGATGGAGATTGGGAAGTTGTGGGCAGAAGGCAGCAGCATCACCGATCTCCCAGAAGACATCAAATGGTTTGTCTTTCCTTCGATtgaaaagggaaaaaagaaatcTTTCTTTGATTATTTTTGGGGCGCCAATGCAACGTTTAATAGTTATTCCTTATAAAATCGGTTGTTAATGACATGAAGATCTTTAGCATTCTTATTAAATGGTACTCACCTGATCTCTAACTATGATCCAATTTCGCTTTTCTTATTCTAGGGGGAGGGGGTTGGTGATTACATGCAGTCATTggtcaaataaaatttgaaatatgtCGAAACAGTTGGTTTTTCCTCCAACTGTAGATAATTATTTATTCAAAAGTCATTCAACATGCAGAAGAGAAGATGTTGGATTTTGATTTCatgttctttgattttcttgagtaCTGCAGAATATTTGGATGACTGAATTTTGATGTCCCTGCTCTACCCAAATCAAATTCCTAAGAAACTTGTTAACTTTATTTTGCTTTGCTCCTCTTTTAGTCCCACGTGAGGACTTCTCCTTGTGCATATATAGGACACCCTTTGTTTGCTTCCTCATGGTCTCATGGGCTATCAGCCACAAGCCACCCTTATGCTTTCACCCATCCACTCTTTGTCAAACAGTTCATCTATGACTTCACAAACAAAAACATAAGTCTATTGCTGTGCTCGTTCTACCCCTGTTAGCACAAAAGTGACGGGAAAACCTCTTATGGCTCATTCACAGATCAGTCTATTTATTGTCCCTGTGGCTTTCCACTCAGAGGAGAAGGCTCGGAGCTTGGGTTGTTCATGTTGGGAAAAATCAGGGTCTTAGGCAGAAACACACACCTTGATCCCTGGCCAACctaattttcaaattatttcactttgcctgaaATTGTAGATATATTTAAACATAGTTCAAATCCAATtatgccatttttttttctttttttgcatatGGCCCAGCCACGTGTTTTTTGGTGGGACCTGGTGTTTCAGGCCCTTGTTTGTCTGTTGCCATTGTTTCTTTTTCCCTTGTAATATCATTGCCTTAATGAAATTTGTTGGGCACCTTGAGGTTCGATTTCCTCAAAAAGATTTAAAccttatatacatatttttggacagaaagagttagaacatacacaaaggaaataaaataaatttgaaaacccCAGATAGTGTGATTTTGCTAAATATCTTAACTCAAGTCAGCAATATTTTAACTTGGATAGGACATAAAATTTTGCGCTTTGCCCCTAACCTGGCCATGACCTAATTCTTGATTTTCTTACTTCAATTGTAAATTAATAGAGATCATAAGATATTTTCTGACATGAATTATTGTGTGCTAATGTAATTATTCTCTCACTAATGTATAGAACAATTTGTAGGCACCAACAGACACCTGGCATAGATATAAAGTTCCACCTAGTGAACAGGAATACATTGATGATGCTGATTATGGTTTAGATGTTAAGCCAACAAGAGAGGAGCTTGATGACTTGACAAAAGCCTGCAGCAGGTTATGGGAACTTGATTCAAATCGCTTGGTGCCTGGTAAAGACTATGAAATTGACTGTGGAGAAGGAAAGAAGGTTTATCAGAAGGGGGATAAGGCATCAGGAAACCTGTTTAGCTGGCTTAGGGATGATACATTGAGGCGACCAACATATTCTCGCTTTTGTTCTCTCCTGGATAATTACAACCCAAATGAAGGATGTAAGGAGGTCATTACGTCTCAAGAAATGCATGAGCAAGTTGCCTTTATTGAGGAAATAAGCAGGACTGCACCAATCAAATACCTTTATAAATATTTAGTTTATAAGGGTGTCATATCTGATGATTATGAAGAATTCAAGAGAATGATGATCGGTCTGTGGTTTGATCTCTATGGAAGAGGTGGTGGGTCTGCTTGCTCATCTGCTTTTGAGCATGTTTTTGTCGGAGAGATCAAGGGACGTGGAGAGAATGAGGTCTCTGGTTTCCACAACTGGATTCAGGCAagttcttttccattttttttaatgtttaacTTTGATTAGTGTGCTTTTAGAAGAGTTTCCTCAGGTAGGTGGCAGCAAAGTTCCCCAAAATAAGGTGTAGTAAAACTAAATGGGATATGACTAAGAATTCAAGTCCCAGCGGGATGCCCTGCGGCACACCAAATGGgataccatcccatgtgtcgAGATGGAGCCATCTTGCTAGTGTCTCAGCATTCCAATTGGAACGTTTTGGGATATCCTCCGTCCTAAGTGTCGGAATGGGGCGAGATGACTGCGTCCCGTTCTATGGGAAAATCAGGATAGCCatgtcccacgggatttaaagCCTTGGATATGACCTTCTATTTTCTTGCTGAACATCTTTTACAAGTCTATTCATATCCATTACATGCATGTATCTGGACGTGGATGCCATTAAATTTTGCACTTCACATACAAAACTGACTGCAACAGAAACTGAAAAAAGCTTCTCAAAGAAAGTAAATGAACAATATATGAGTCCGACATACCAAGGAAAGTGAGACAGTTCAACCAAGGATCATGATCTTTTACAATCAAACTGGCAAGAGTGGATTGGTATAGCAGAAACTACATACTCAGGGTACAAATTTTAGAAACCATGTTAAAATACAGAACATGGTGTCATCAAAAAGCATGTACATGTGTAGTGTAAGGATCTCTTTCTTATTTCTTGCTGTGAATTAGTTAAAGCCTATGTCTTACTTCTTAAATATCAATTGTATTTTTAATGATCAGGATATTTAGTTTTCAAAAACATACATATGGGGTGATAACTACCAGAAGCAATGCTTACTGTCGGCTTTGGCTTTCCTTTTGCAGTTTTACCTAGAAGAAGCTAAAGGGAGAGTAGACTACCAAGGTTATATATTTCCAAAGAGACGTGGACACAGTGTAAGaactctaaatattttatatatacaaTCTATCTTGGAAGTGAATTTCATCATAAATCACAATCAGAGAGATACATATTTAAGTTTCCTATGATCATCTTTACAAATATTTATGCAACCAATTCATATAAATACAGATActtgcatatatacatatgtatatatgcatcaatatgtacttaTGCATATAGAATGCATGTAGCGGCATGCTACTAAAGTCATTTTAATAAACCTCATGACTTTGTTCAGATAGAAAACTCATTATTTATGGAAACATTTGGTTATCGAATATTTGCATGAACACAAAAATATGCTATAAACATTGGTGATCTTGATGCTGAAGataaaaatttcataattaaCTCGATGTTATTTAATAATGAGAATTTTGATTGATCTCACTTTTCTTCCAATTGTCAGTGCTTTGATGGAAGGGGGTATTTAGAATTACAGGTTAAATAATGGTACATTAAGCCATGAGCATTCATCTATAGGGTGGCGTTTGGTGCATTACATAGGTAATGTTGCTATGGTAATGTGATTGCAGAGGGAATATGATTACCTAGTAAAATTACAGAGAATCCTATATAGCAGTATTTGGTATGTGCAGTAATGTTATTGTAAAATTACAGAAAATCCTACATTGTAGTGTTTGGTATACAATTTAGATTACATAGAATATAAGCTAATTTTTTCAAAGTACCCCCATCCTTGCTTATTGATTACTGTCTATTTTCTAGAGGGACAACTTAATTTTGAGACCAACCATTTTTCGTGACATCACCCATtatgttttcttttctattttcaccaattgggactatccataatttattttgatttattttaatttattttgatggagataTTTTGATCCTGAAGTTATCTTGTTGTCAGATTGCAGGATTACATGTAATCACATAGCCACCTCCTCCTAGATAATCAGATTATCTCTTTGTGAGATAATTATCTGTGAAAGTAATGAAACAAACAGTGTAATTTGATTATCTGTTGCAAAATTACGGTGGCGTTTGGTGCATTATATAGGTAATGTTgctatgataatgtgattgcagaGGGAATGTGATTACCTAGTAAAATTACAGAAAATTCTATATTGCAATGTGTGGTATGTGCAGTAATGTtgttgtaaaattatagaaaatcctACATTGTAGTGTTTAGTATACAATTTAGATTACATGGAATATAAGCTAATTTTTCTAAAGATCCCCATCCTTGCTTattgattattgtctattttttAGAGAGAACTTAATTTTGAGACCAATCATTTTTCGTGACATCACCTATtatgttttcttttttattttcaccaTCTGAGACTacccataatttattttgatttattttaatttattttgatggggATATTTTGGTCCTGAAATTATCTTATTGCAAGATTGCAGTATTGTAAGATTACATGTAATCACATAGCCACCTCTCCCTAGGTAATCAGATCACCTCTT from Elaeis guineensis isolate ETL-2024a chromosome 4, EG11, whole genome shotgun sequence includes these protein-coding regions:
- the LOC105043802 gene encoding uncharacterized protein, with translation MEGLIKGLIDVALGGGRDDGEDAPRTQSPPREEERSRSTWAEVVSSGHHEEAEERHSSYRSDQSPWSSRKDEISHPYAQSSWSSTKEGGVEKTDGDWEVVGRRQQHHRSPRRHQMAPTDTWHRYKVPPSEQEYIDDADYGLDVKPTREELDDLTKACSRLWELDSNRLVPGKDYEIDCGEGKKVYQKGDKASGNLFSWLRDDTLRRPTYSRFCSLLDNYNPNEGCKEVITSQEMHEQVAFIEEISRTAPIKYLYKYLVYKGVISDDYEEFKRMMIGLWFDLYGRGGGSACSSAFEHVFVGEIKGRGENEVSGFHNWIQFYLEEAKGRVDYQGYIFPKRRGHSPDSETQLLTIQFEWNGVLKSVSSSLVGVSPEFEIALYTLCFFVGGEDNHVYLGPYSVNIKCYRLGNKIGSAFPMAEC